In Aspergillus luchuensis IFO 4308 DNA, chromosome 1, nearly complete sequence, the following are encoded in one genomic region:
- the FBA1 gene encoding fructose-bisphosphate aldolase FBA1 (BUSCO:EOG092635YY;~COG:G;~EggNog:ENOG410PGPF;~InterPro:IPR000771,IPR006411,IPR013785;~PFAM:PF01116;~go_function: GO:0003824 - catalytic activity [Evidence IEA];~go_function: GO:0004332 - fructose-bisphosphate aldolase activity [Evidence IEA];~go_function: GO:0008270 - zinc ion binding [Evidence IEA];~go_function: GO:0016832 - aldehyde-lyase activity [Evidence IEA];~go_process: GO:0005975 - carbohydrate metabolic process [Evidence IEA];~go_process: GO:0006096 - glycolytic process [Evidence IEA]), giving the protein MGVLEQLSRKSGVIVGDDVLRLFNYAKEKGFAIPAINVTSSSTVVSCLEAARDQKCPIVLQVSQGGAAYFAGKGVSNDGQKASIAGGIAAAHYIRSIAPTYGVPVVLHTDHCAKKLLPWLDGLLDADEEYFKLHGEPLFSSHMIDLSEEPVDYNIQTTAAYLKRAAPMKQWLEMEIGITGGEEDGVNNEDVDNNSLYTQPEDILAIHNALAPISPYFSIAAGFGNVHGVYKPGNVRLHPELLQKHQAYVKEKTGSSSDKPVFFVFHGGSGSSKEEYKEAISYGVVKVNLDTDMQFAYMSGIRDYMLNKKDYLLTAVGNPDGEDKPNKKFFDPRVWVREGEKTMSKRVQVALEDFNTAGQL; this is encoded by the exons ATGGGTGTCCTTGAACAGCTCTCCCGCAAGTCCGGTGTCATCGTTGGTGATGACGTTCTCCGTCTCTTCAACTACGCTAAGGAGAAGGGCTTTGCTATCCCCGCCATT AACGtgacttcctcctccaccgtcgTCTCTTGCCTTGAGGCTGCTCGCGACCAGAAGTGCCCCATCGTCCTCCAGGTCTCCCAGGGTGGTGCTGCCTACTTCGCTGGCAAG GGTGTCAGCAACGATGGCCAGAAGGCCTCCATTGCCGGTGGTATCGCCGCTGCCCACTACATCCGCAGCATTGCTCCCACCTACGGCGTCCCCGTCGTCCTCCACACCGACCACTGCGCCAAGAAGCTCCTTCCCTGGCTCGATGGTCTCCTCGACGCGGATGAGGAGTACTTCAAGCTCCACGGCGAgcccctcttctccagccaCATGATCGACCTGTCTGAGGAGCCCGTCGACTACAACATCCAGACCACCGCCGCTTACCTCAAGCGTGCTGCCCCCATGAAGCAGTGGCTCGAGATG GAAATCGGTATCaccggtggtgaggaggatggtgtcaACAACGAGGATGTTGACAACAACTCCCTGTACACTCAGCCCGAGGACATCCTTGCCATCCACAACGCCCTTGCTCCCATCAGCCCCTACTTCTCCATTGCCGCTGGTTTCGGTAATGTGCACGGTGTCTACAAGCCCGGCAACGTCCGTCTCCACCCcgagcttctccagaagcaCCAGGCCTAcgtcaaggagaagaccGGCTCCTCCTCTGACAAGCCCgtcttctttgtcttccacGGTGGCTCCGGCTCTTCCAAGGAGGAGTACAAGGAGGCTATCAGCTACGGTGTTGTCAAGGTCAACCTTGACACTGACATGCAGTTCGCCTACATGTCCGGTATCCGTGACTACATGCTCAACAAGAAGGACTACCTCCTGACCGCTGTCGGTAACCCCGACGGTGAGGACAAGCCCAACAAGAAGTTCTTCGACCCCCGCGTCTGGGTTCGTGAGGGTGAGAAGACCATGTCCAAGCGTGTCCAGGTTGCTCTGGAGGACTTCAACACTGCTGGCCAGCTGTAA
- a CDS encoding uncharacterized protein (COG:S;~EggNog:ENOG410PP2J): MSLHDSYKTAEAVAEGFRSFSNLLPEHDTEITSLVVDLFSISLFLKGLEGMARNRAYRYRLSAIHPDLELVRASLNYTLEDVLDFFDDLESRRGDPSEAYKQLWLEISAHFLEESQESLSTRLAKYKSFLRDLSEIMKGEVTDTRLMASLRSNLKGLLVHQDSRLAPRLGSMSLSSPSSSSSSSSNGSNADPGSPVNGRRPRGRRSYERARPSHSSPQSPISTSSATFSDIPPSVPSAPDSPTTSTTATSQSIDSTPVSDHWARRVFLDEHPMTPIPYVGESSKCLGEVKGNVKGWLHEEGFEELFQLAFSGDSDLRVCFYLREDDHRVRIVCKSRRTSRTSDYSCLPLNLLEIVRIGSCLQICRRRRGGSELVLWANLKFSTIERMSAHLVIQRAEKHKANIPQRW, translated from the exons ATGTCCTTGCACGACTCTTACAAGACAGCGGAGGCTGTAGCTGAAGGATTCCGCTCTTTCAGCAACCTCCTGCCGGAGCATGACACGGAGATCACCAGCCTTGTCGTCGACCTATTTTCAATCAGCCTCTTTCTCAAAGGCTTGGAGGGCATGGCGAGAAATCGAGCCTACCGCTATAGGCTATCCGCTATCCATCCTGATCTGGAATTGGTCCGTGCTAGCTTGAATTACACCCTTGAGGACGTGCTGGACTTCTTTGATGATTTGGAGTCCCGGAGAGGCGACCCCAGTGAGGCATACAAGCAATTATGGTTGGAAATTTCAGCCCATTTCTTGGAGGAATCTCAGGAATCCTTGTCCACCCGGTTAGCCAAGTACAAATCGTTTCTGAGGGATTTGAGTGAGATCATGAAGGG TGAAGTAACCGATACTCGTCTGATGGCTTCGCTTCGCAGCAACCTCAAAGGGCTACTGGTCCACCAGGATAGCCGACTTGCACCGCGTTTGGGTTCTATGTCATTGAGTTCGCCTTCCtctagcagcagtagcagcagcaatggcaGCAATGCTGATCCAGGAAGTCCGGTCAATGGGCGTAGGCCTCGCGGACGCAGGTCGTACGAGCGAGCACGGCCTTCTCATTCCTCACCTCAATCGCCTATATCCACATCATCAGCCACATTCTCTGACATTCCACCCTCTGTGCCCTCAGCGCCAGACTCTCCTACTACTAGCACCACTGCCACTAGCCAGTCAATAGACTCAACTCCTGTCAGTGACCACTGGGCCAGACGGGTATTTCTGGATGAGCACCCGATGACCCCAATTCCTTACGTGGGTGAAAG CTCCAAATGCCTCGGGGAGGTGAAAGGTAATGTGAAAGGGTGGCTTCATGAGGAGGGATTTGAGGAGCTATTCCAACT TGCTTTTAGTGGTGACTCGGATCTCCGTGTTTGCTTCTATTTACGAGAAGATGACCATCGCGTACGGATTGTGTGCAAATCCCGGCGTACCTCTCGGACCAGTGATTACTCTTGCCTACCCCTGAACTTGCTAGAAATCGTTCGTATCGGTTCCTGCTTGCAGATTTGTCGACGGCGTCGCGGGGGCTCTGAACTAGTGCTGTGGGCCAATCTTAAGTTTAGTACCATTGAGCGTATGTCAGCACATCTTGTTATACAGAGAGCCGAAAAGCACAAGGCTAACATACCGCAGAGATGGTGA
- a CDS encoding putative DUF221 domain protein (COG:S;~EggNog:ENOG410PFHI;~InterPro:IPR003864,IPR027815,IPR032880;~PFAM:PF02714,PF14703,PF13967;~TransMembrane:11 (o32-54i117-135o162-181i385-410o430-452i479-503o523-540i547-564o594-621i648-668o674-693i);~go_component: GO:0016020 - membrane [Evidence IEA]), with translation MHPSALQQRDDPTEQFLKLISNPFSSAFQVNAIWASLATSAGFSILLALLFSLFRPRHSVVYAPKVKHADNKHTPPPVGRGFFAWLKPVLRTKEPALVDCIGLDATMFVRFAKMCRNIFIFLSIIGCGLMIPLNLTQSTGDTVSQYGAFSTMTVLYVTSDAIWGQVICAWAFDAIIAFFLWRNYKSVLALRRKYFESPEYQRSLHARTLMITDIPPAARGDEGVLRLTDDVNPTAAVPRASIGRNVKGLPRLIKEHDETVRELEAVLAKYLKHPDRLPPKRPTMRPPRKERKEHTNGRVDAIDYLTDKIKRLEEEIKHVRSSIDRRNAMPFGFVSWDMIEHAHAVAYTARKKHPEGTTIVLAPRPDDLIWENLPLSKAARKWKRFLSAIWVSLLTLVYVVPNGLIAIFLSNLNNLASVWPAFRTSMDNSPYIWAAVQGILSPAVTSLVYIVLPIIFRRLAIRAGDVTKTSRERHVLNKLYTFFVFNNLIVFSLFSAAWTFVSAVIDAERSDENAWQAIKDGKLYIKIVNALCQVSPFWVTYLLQRNLGATIDLIQLVSVFWVWFSKTFLSPTPRQAIEWTAPPAFDYASYYNYFLFYATVALCFATLQPIVLPVTALYFGLDAMMKKYMLLYVFVTKTESGGQFWRVLFNRMLFAVILSNIIIIIVATAKGTWTMVYCVIPPPLLMLGFKFYCMRKFDDDITFYNRANLTDAEALAVSKPNKKASERLNSKFGHPALYKPLITPMVHAKAAEALKRIYSGRLGTFEGEGEYSDIAMDAMSSSHPGKSMMDDANAAAPFEVVPENHLDFSYYKNRPDFRDEFGGGIYGRPDDLMTERSHTPASALGEWSPTSSRASSPAPSLPSSLSGLKPHDAYDPTLNDHIHPAFRVPAPMSGGFYQQRNESETELLHHAQGPAVNETVTPLDRWRTRGYGPVEQDDPSFTSYEHYRMPR, from the exons ATGCATCCTAGCGCTCTTCAGCAGCGCGATGACCCCACGGAGCAATTCCTGAAGCTCATCTCGAATCCTTTCTCGTCTGCC TTCCAAGTCAACGCCATCTGGGCTTCATTAGCCACCTCCGCGGGCTTCTCCATTCTCTTGGCCTTATTgttctccctcttccgccCTCGCCATTCGGTTGTCTATGCGCCCAAGGTGAAACATGCCGATAACAAACACACTCCGCCGCCAGTGGGCAGGGGCTTCTTCGCCTGGCTCAAGCCTGTGCTGCGGACCAAGGAGCCGGCGTTGGTCGACTGCATTGGGCTCGATGCCACCATGTTTGTTCGCTTCGCCAAAATGTGCCGGAATATCTTTATCTTCCTGAGCATCATCGGCTGCGGCTTGATGATTCCGCTCAATCTCACACAGAGCACGGGTGATACAGTGTCCCAGTATGGTGCCTTCTCGACGATGACCGTGCTTTACGTTACGTCAGACGCAATCTGGGGCCAGGTGATTTGCGCGTGGGCCTTCGATGCGATcattgctttctttctctggagAAATTACAAAAGCGTGCTGGCGCTGCGGAGGAAGTATTTTGAGAGTCCCGAATACCAGCGCAGTCTCCATGCGCGAACCTTGATG ATTACTGATATTCCTCCCGCAGCTCGAGGGGATGAAGGTGTTCTGCGTTTGACGGATGACGTAAATCCAACCGCCGCCGTCCCGCGAGCCTCCATCGGCCGTAACGTCAAGGGGCTGCCTCGTCTGATTAAGGAACACGACGAAACTGTGCGCGAACTCGAAGCAGTCCTGGCCAAATACCTTAAACACCCAGATCGGCTTCCACCGAAACGTCCGACTATGCGCCCCCCgcgaaaggaaagaaaggagcACACTAACGGCCGCGTGGATGCGATTGATTATTTGACGGATAAGATCAAaagactggaagaagagattaaGCATGTTCGATCATCGATTGATCGGCGCAATGCCATGCCCTTTGGTTTTGTCAGCTGGGATATGATTGAGCATGCCCACGCTGTTGCTTATACCGCGCGCAAAAAGCACCCAGAAGGAACTACAATCGTTCTGGCGCCCCGGCCCGATGACCTCATTTGGGAAAACCTGCCACTGTCGAAGGCTGCGCGCAAGTGGAAGCGGTTTCTTAGTGCAATCTGGGTGTCGCTTCTTACGCTGGTGTACGTCGTACCTAACGGCTTGATTGCAATCTTCTTGTCCAATTTGAACAACCTGGCCTCGGTCTGGCCGGCATTCCGGACTTCGATGGATAACAGTCCTTACATCTGGGCTGCAGTCCAGGGTATCCTGTCCCCTGCCGTTACCTCCCTTGTTTACATTGTCTTGCCTATCATCTTCCGTCGGTTGGCAATCCGAGCCGGCGATGTCACCAAGACCTCGCGAGAGCGCCATGTTCTCAACAAGCTCTACactttcttcgtcttcaacaATTTGATCGTCTTTTCCTTGTTTTCTGCGGCGTGGACATTCGTGTCCGCCGTCATTGATGCAGAGCGCTCCGATGAAAACGCCTGGCAAGCGATCAAAGACGGGAAACTCTATATCAAGATCGTGAACGCTCTGTGCCAGGTCTCGCCATTTTGGGTGACATATTTGCTGCAGCGTAATCTCGGAGCCACAATCGACCTCATTCAGCTGGTCTCGGTCTTTTGGGTCTGGTTCTCCAAGACGTTTCTCTCGCCAACGCCTCGGCAGGCGATTGAATGGACAGCCCCGCCGGCTTTTGACTACGCAAGCTACTATAACTACTTCTTGTTCTACGCGACCGTGGCCCTCTGCTTCGCTACCTTGCAGCCGATTGTCCTCCCGGTCACTGCTTTGTACTTTGGCCTGGatgcgatgatgaagaaatacATGCTTCTGTATGTCTTCGTGACGAAGACGGAGTCTGGAGGGCAGTTCTGGCGGGTTTTGTTCAACCGCATGCTCTTTGCCGTGATCCTCTCcaacattatcatcatcatcgtggcTACCGCCAAGGGCACGTGGACTATGGTTTATTGCGtgatccctcctcctctcctgaTGTTGGGCTTCAAGTTTTATTGCATGAGAAAGTTCGACGACGATATCACATTCTACAACCGCGCGAACTTGACAGATGCTGAAGCGCTGGCGGTCAGCAAGCCGAACAAGAAGGCATCTGAGCGGCTCAACTCCAAGTTCGGCCACCCGGCTCTCTACAAGCCGCTCATCACGCCGATGGTGCACGCCAAGGCTGCGGAGGCCTTGAAGCGTATCTATAGCGGCCGGCTGGGAACTTTCGAGGGCGAAGGTGAATATTCCGACATCGCGATGGATGCCATGTCGTCTTCACACCCGGGCAAGTCGATGATGGACGATGCAAACGCAGCAGCTCCGTTCGAAGTGGTCCCGGAGAACCATTTGGATTTCTCGTACTACAAGAACCGCCCGGACTTCCGGGACGAATTTGGCGGAGGTATCTACGGCCGGCCCGACGATCTGATGACCGAACGCTCGCACACACCGGCCAGTGCGCTGGGAGAATGGTCGCCAACCTCCTCGCGGGCATCATCTCCCGCTCCATCGCTGCCGTCGTCGCTGTCCGGCTTGAAGCCACATGACGCATACGACCCGACATTGAATGACCATATTCATCCCGCCTTCCGCGTACCGGCCCCGATGAGCGGTGGATTCTACCAGCAGCGAAACGAGAGCGAGACGGAGCTGCTCCATCACGCGCAGGGCCCGGCGGTGAACGAGACGGTGACGCCGCTGGATCGGTGGCGGACGAGGGGATATGGACCTGTAGAGCAGGACGACCCCAGCTTCACCTCGTACGAACACTACCGGATGCCACGGTAA
- the nhp6 gene encoding high-mobility group nucleosome-binding protein (COG:K;~EggNog:ENOG410PRUP;~InterPro:IPR009071,IPR036910;~PFAM:PF00505,PF09011) → MPKEKTTRKTTKGRGTERRKKDPNAPKRGLSAYMFFANDNREKVREENPGISFGQVGKMLGERWKALSDTDRRPYEEKAAADKKRYEDEKASYNAAAEEDEESS, encoded by the exons ATGCCTAAGGAGAAGACCACCCGCAAGACCACCAAGGGCCGTGGCACTGAGCGCAGAAAGAAGG ACCCCAACGCCCCCAAGCGTGGTCTCTCTGCCTACATGTTCTTCGCCAACGACAACCGTGAGAAGGTTCGCGAGGAGAACCCCGGCATCTCTTTCG GCCAGGTTGGCAAGATGCTCGGAGAGCGGTGGAAGGCTCTGAGCGACACCGATCGTCGCCCTtacgaggagaaggctgccgCTGATAAGAAGCGTTACGAAGACGAGAAGGCCAGCTACAAT gcggctgctgaggaggacgaggaatcATCCTAA
- a CDS encoding uncharacterized protein (COG:S;~EggNog:ENOG410PYE6;~TransMembrane:1 (o20-40i)) has protein sequence MMAWYSLLPPTLSYIESSVVHIFIFLGFVTIFPWAALLIFDICLYTGRMLTFELPVVGGRARGKQRPRAPSLNERPDGQPRVLVGLSGNTSGGGVGGSGREEKGVEGMTRRVVAQVEVNGGGHGGD, from the exons ATGATGGCGTGgtactccctcctcccgcctACCCTCTCCTACATCGAAAGCTCGGTAGTGCACATCTTC ATATTCCTCGGCTTCGTTACTATCTTCCCCTGGGCGGCGCTTCTCATCTTCGATATATGTCTGTATACGGGGCGCATGTTGACGTTCGAATTACCGGTCGTGGGAGGTCGAGCTCGCGGGAAGCAGCGGCCAAGGGCGCCGAGTTTGAATGAGCGGCCGGATGGACAGCCTCGAGTACTGGTGGGGTTGAGTGGGAATACAAGTGgtggcggtgttggtggcAGTGGacgggaggagaagggggtagaagggatgacgaggagggtggttgcTCAGGTGGAGGTTAATGGTGGAGGTCATGGTGGGGATTGA
- a CDS encoding CCDC174 family protein (COG:S;~EggNog:ENOG410PMAE;~InterPro:IPR025066;~PFAM:PF13300) — protein sequence MSNPSLYGQPRNKKSSQSEAPSASTLAFTSTLSSLIAKDSTTDSSSTRGTGRPRPSKAPKSDLFSRPNKGAQKRAAADLRDDDNAALQQTHQRTQDIGAVDAATLHRSKRRMEEKVRMYEDMSRGLYLAGGESDDDEGDDVGPGDAYLARLRRKEREGLVDFDQKWRKEDGEGDEGEEDDAEDNDDNASIVSYEDELGRSRRGTRAEAARAAALKAEEGEGRGGNTERWRPARPDNLIYGATVQTEAFNPDAVVASRMSDLAARRDRSATPPEEMHYDAEAEVRNRGTGFYAFSKDENVRRKQMEELLNAREETQRERDARRERRAERERLRDERRKKVDELRAKRRAEMFLAGLGDAGLLAGGSG from the coding sequence ATGTCAAATCCATCTCTCTACGGACAACCACGAAACAAAAAATCATCCCAATCCGAAgccccctccgcctccaccctCGCCTTCACCagcaccctctcctccctaaTCGCCAAAGACAGCACCACCgactcctcatcaacccgCGGCACCGGCCGCCCACGACCCTCCAAAGCCCCCAAATCCGATCTTTTCAGTCGCCCCAACAAAGGCGCACAGAAACGCGCCGCTGCTGACCTCCGCGACGATGACAATGCCGCTCTGCAGCAGACGCACCAGCGCACGCAGGACATCGGGGCCGTGGATGCCGCCACGCTGCACCGGTCCAAGCggcggatggaggagaaggtgcgGATGTACGAGGATATGTCGCGGGGACTATATCTAGCCGGAGGagagagtgatgatgacgaaggggatgatgttggACCGGGGGATGCGTATCTGGCGAGGCTGCGGCGcaaggagagggaagggtTGGTGGATTTTGATCAGAAGTGGAGGAAagaggatggtgaaggagatgagggggaggaagatgatgctgaggacaatgatgataatgCGTCGATTGTTTCCTACGAAGATGAACTGGGCCGGTCACGGCGCGGAACTCGCGCTGAGGCGGCGCGTGCGGCGGCGCTTAAagcggaggaaggggaagggcgaggaggaaatACAGAGCGGTGGCGTCCGGCGCGTCCGGATAATCTGATCTATGGGGCGACGGTGCAGACGGAGGCGTTTAATCCAGATGCGGTGGTTGCTTCGCGCATGTCGGATCTGGCTGCGCGGAGGGATCGGTCGGCTACGCCGCCGGAGGAGATGCATTATGATGCTGAGGCGGAGGTGCGGAATCGGGGTACGGGGTTCTATGCTTTCTCGAAGGATGAGAATGTGCGGAGGAAGCAGATGGAAGAGTTGCTGAATGCGCGGGAGGAAACGCAGCGGGAGCGAGACGCCAGGCGGGAAAGACGCGCGGAGCGTGAGCGGCTGAGGGATGaacggaggaagaaggtcgaTGAATTAAGGGCTAAACGACGCGCGGAGATGTTCCTCGCTGGTTTGGGAGACGCGGGTCTACTGGCAGGGGGCAGTGGATAA
- a CDS encoding homoserine dehydrogenase (BUSCO:EOG09263483;~COG:E;~EggNog:ENOG410PGAE;~InterPro:IPR019811,IPR005106,IPR022697,IPR001342, IPR036291;~PFAM:PF03447,PF00742;~go_function: GO:0004412 - homoserine dehydrogenase activity [Evidence IEA];~go_function: GO:0016491 - oxidoreductase activity [Evidence IEA];~go_function: GO:0050661 - NADP binding [Evidence IEA];~go_process: GO:0006520 - cellular amino acid metabolic process [Evidence IEA];~go_process: GO:0055114 - oxidation-reduction process [Evidence IEA]): MSAPVFLGVIGVGGVGTAFLHQLARLPNAPKLILLARSTQTLLSPTPAYSPSIPAAEWKTASATPSLTKSGALSAEEIANYLSSAPGRSILVDNTSDPALAASYPVFLRKGISIVTPNKKGFSSDLSLWKDIFASAAQGNALVYHESTVGAGLPVISTLRDLVATGDEVTRIEGVFSGTLSFLFNTFAPVGGAGAGRKWSEVVAEAKELGYTEPDPRDDLNGMDVARKLTILARIAGLEVQAPDAFPVESLIPEELRGLDGSAEGVKTFMQRLGEFDGQMTEIKESAEKEGKVVRYVGSVDVEKKEVRVGLQRFDKDSAIAGLKGSDNIISFYTKRYGSNPLIVQGAGAGGDVTAMGVSADLIKVVQRLQ, from the exons ATGTCTGCTCCTGTCTTCCTCGGTGTCATTG GCGTCGGTGGCGTCGGCACTGCCTTCCTGCACCAGCTCGCCCGTCTCCCCAACGCCCCCaagctcatcctcctcgcccgctCCACtcaaaccctcctctccccgaCCCCCGCCTACAGCCCCAGCATCCCCGCCGCGGAATGGAAGACCGCCAGCGCAACCCCCTCCCTGACCAAGTCCGGCGCCCTCTCCGCTGAAGAAATCGCCAACTACCTCTCCTCGGCGCCCGGCCGctccatcctcgtcgacaaCACCAGCGACCCCGCCCTCGCCGCCTCCTACCCTGTCTTCCTCCGCAAGGGCATCTCCATCGTCACCCCCAACAAGAAGGGTTTCTCCTCCGACCTGTCCCTCTGGAAGGACATCTTCGCTTCCGCGGCCCAGGGCAACGCCCTCGTCTACCACGAGAGTACCGTCGGCGCTGGTCTGCCTGTTATCTCTACGCTGCGGGATCTGGTTGCCACCGGCGACGAGGTGACGCGCATCGAGGGTGTGTTTTCGGGTACGCTTTCGTTCTTGTTCAACACCTTTGCGCcggttggtggtgctggtgcggGACGGAAGTGGAGTGAGGTTGTGGCTGAGGCCAAGGAGTTGGGATACACTGAGCCTGACCCGAGAGATGATCTCAATGGTATGGATGTTGCGAGGAAGTTGACTATTCTGGCGCGTATCGCTGGGTTGGAGGTCCAGGCTCCGGATGCGTTCCCTGTTGAGTCGCTGATTCCGGAGGAGTTGAGGGGCTTGGATGGCTCCGCGGAGGGTGTGAAGACTTTCATGCAGAGGTTGGGTGAGTTTGATGGCCAGATGACGGAGATTAAGGAGAGTGCCGAGAAGGAGGGTAAGGTTGTGAGGTATGTGGGTAGTGTGGAtgttgagaagaaggaggtgcGTGTTGGATTGCAGCGCTTCGATAAGGATAGTGCTATTGCTGGCCTCAAGGGCAGTGATAACATCATTAGCTTCTACACTAAGCGGTATGGAAGCAACCCGCTTATTGTCCAGggtgccggtgccggtgGTGATGTTACTGCTATGGGTGTGTCGGCCGATTTGATCAAGGTTGTGCAGAGACTGCAGTAG
- a CDS encoding heme-dependent oxidative N-demethylase family protein (COG:S;~EggNog:ENOG410PFC5;~InterPro:IPR021848;~PFAM:PF11927;~TransMembrane:1 (o12-33i)), whose amino-acid sequence MNMNIIEDWIFYIQNNPIVVVFFVLALWLFGLWNRRSPNTIPKDEVSKEEQDTYPPVTPLPSFNWETTEPTKYRPFKPKYHLSMALTTTDISHLIPMDKTYKERLTLRQSLLAQYPTIVVGVTPAGQKPESPVHAAITELYEFIVGVYLPTRYPSMFTLETTTHTQSQDNTNTNNRESTNKTLLNKITNTRIPLPHRGSGRDMLSTLGTFVDEDFLVLLPESSPAFSYPTEEEKEEEKKYTLEAYTTFYPAGFDTREKLGKRLSTIHDPVPRYKERLEKSMDRFFARLEVGKVVQRVNWSINTKGTGLFAAFGGLHGHEGEKGERVLGVEEVDGEGTLLRCERQTLHRLPKTKALVFTFHTYTYPIRAIKEEGLGEELALAIDGLKEGNVPEIHRYKRGPVWGEAVKAYLRA is encoded by the exons ATGAACATGAACATTATAGAAGATTGGATATTCTATATCCAAAATAACCCCATCGTGGTAGTTTTTTTTGTCCTTGCACTGTGGTTATTTGGACTGTGGAATCGA CGATCACCCAATACCATCCCCAAAGATGAAGTCtcaaaagaagaacaagatACCTACCCCCCAGTCACACCCCTCCCATCCTTCAACTGGGAAACCACCGAACCAACCAAATACCGACCCTTCAAGCCAAAGTACCACCTCAGCATGG CCCTAACAACAACCGACATCTcccacctcatccccatGGACAAAACCTACAAAGAGCGTCTCACTCTCCGccaatccctcctcgcccaATACCCCACCATCGTAGTAGGCGTCACCCCAGCAGGCCAAAAGCCAGAAAGTCCCGTCCACGCCGCCATCACCGAACTATACGAGTTTATAGTCGGCGTCTACCTTCCCACTCGCTACCCAAGCATGTTCACACTTGAAACGACCACCCATACCCAATCCCAAGACAATACCAACACCAATAACAGAGAGAGTACTAATAAAACCCTCCTTAACAAAATAACCAACACTcgcattcccctcccccaccgcGGCTCCGGCCGAGACATGCTCTCTACACTGGGTACATTCGTCGACGAGGACTTTCTTGTCTTACTTCCTGAATCATCACCAGCATTCTCATAcccaacagaagaagaaaaagaagaagagaagaagtataCCCTAGAAGCATACACGACCTTCTACCCCGCCGGCTTCGACACGCGCGAGAAGCTCGGAAAGCGGCTCTCGACGATCCATGACCCCGTGCCGCGGTATAAAGAGCGGTTGGAGAAGAGTATGGATCGGTTTTTTGCCAGATTGGAAGTAGGTAAGGTGGTGCAGCGCGTCAATTGGAGCATTAATACCAAGGGCACGGGGCTGTTTGCTGCGTTTGGGGGATTGCATGGGCATGAAggggagaaaggggagagggtgttgggagtggaggaggtggatggggagggg ACTCTTCTTCGGTGTGAGCGTCAGACTCTACATCGGTTACCGAAGACCAAGGCGCTGGTGTTCACGTTCCATACGTATACGTACCCTATCCGGGCGATCAAGGAAGAAGGACTGGGTGAGGAATTGGCGTTGGCGATTGAtgggttgaaggaggggaatgtGCCAGAGATTCATCGGTATAAGAGGGGTCCTGTGTGGGGGGAGGCGGTTAAGGCGTATTTGAGAGCataa